The following are encoded in a window of Gossypium raimondii isolate GPD5lz chromosome 13, ASM2569854v1, whole genome shotgun sequence genomic DNA:
- the LOC105782864 gene encoding probable serine/threonine-protein kinase PBL7, whose amino-acid sequence MIDYIHFGIFMFSYYFSPNTFLFKTHFSYIASVLMEDSITSATATPPAMSTPKNHTHHHFHSMPQHNPNLSFNSFVIIIASIISILVVFAIFLLIVMFRRLKSVRKHDDSCNGSGSINNSTSSRFIAHTTVSLNCSPDVKARCLYGGSIRTPPSRYGGVQVFTYKELELATDKFSEANVISNGGLGVMYKGVLADGTMAAIKRLHRDGKQGERGFRMEVDLLSRLSCPYLLKLLGYCADQQHRILIYEFMPNGNLQQHLHHPSNQHRPLDWGNRLIIALDCARGLEFLHEHASPTVIHRDFKCSNILLDENLRAKVSNFGLAKMGSDKINGQILTRVLGTTGYLAPEYASKGKLTTKSDVYSYGVVLLQLLTGRVPVDIKRPPGEHVLVSWALPRLTNREKIDEMVDPAIQGQYSKKDLIQVAAIAAMCVQPEADYRPLMVEVVQSLIPLAKNFNSSASTRFH is encoded by the exons ATGATTGATTATATacattttggtatatttatgttttcatattatttttctcCCAACACTTTCctttttaaaactcatttttcttATATTGCTTCTGTTTTAATGGAAGATAGCATAACTAGTGCTACTGCAACACCGCCTGCAATGTCAACACCAAAAAACCATACTCATCATCATTTCCATTCCATGCCTCAACATAACCCCAACCTTTCCTTCAACTCCTTTGTCATAATCATCGCGTCAATCATCTCGATTCTCGTTGTTTTCGCAATCTTTCTGCTTATAGTAATGTTTCGTAGACTTAAATCTGTCAGAAAACATGATGACAGTTGCAATGGAAGTGGTAGCATTAACAATAGTACCAGTAGCAGGTTCATTGCTCATACTACTGTAAGCTTGAATTGTAGTCCTG ATGTGAAGGCAAGGTGTCTATATGGAGGAAGCATCCGTACACCTCCAAGTAGATATGGTGGGGTCCAAGTTTTTACTTACAAAGAGTTGGAGCTAGCAACTGATAAGTTCAGTGAGGCAAACGTGATCAGCAATGGAGGGTTGGGTGTAATGTATAAAGGAGTTCTTGCAGATGGAACCATGGCAGCCATTAAGAGGCTTCACAGAGATGGAAAGCAAGGGGAGCGTGGTTTTAGGATGGAG GTGGATCTACTAAGCCGCTTGAGCTGTCCTTACTTATTGAAGCTATTAGGCTACTGTGCTGACCAGCAACATAGAATACTAATATATGAATTCATGCCCAATGGTAATCTTCAACAGCATCTTCATCATCCCAGCAATCAACATAGGCCATTGGATTGGGGAAACCGGTTGATCATAGCACTGGATTGTGCTAGAGGCCTTGAGTTCCTCCATGAACATGCCTCCCCTACTGTTATCCACCGTGACTTTAAGTGCAGCAATATATTACTCGATGAAAACCTCCGAGCCAAGGTCTCCAATTTTGGATTGGCCAAAATGGGCTCAGACAAGATCAATGGTCAGATTTTGACACGCGTGTTGGGAACCACCGGATATCTAGCTCCCGA ATACGCTTCCAAAGGCAAACTTACCACAAAATCAGATGTCTACAGCTATGGCGTGGTGCTTTTACAGCTTTTAACAGGCCGCGTACCGGTTGACATCAAGAGGCCTCCTGGAGAACATGTCCTTGTTTCATGG GCACTTCCAAGGCTAACAAACAGAGAGAAAATAGACGAAATGGTTGATCCAGCTATACAAGGACAGTATTCAAAGAAGGATCTAATTCAG GTGGCTGCCATTGCTGCTATGTGTGTGCAACCAGAAGCTGATTACAGACCTCTAATGGTGGAAGTTGTGCAGTCACTGATCCCTTtagctaaaaattttaactcttCTGCTTCCACTAGGTTTCATTGA